A portion of the Segatella copri DSM 18205 genome contains these proteins:
- a CDS encoding rhodanese-like domain-containing protein, translating into MKKIFIMSIITMLSSLSSCQAQNKGYKSLSADDYEKAIADTAVIRLDVRTAEEFANGHIRGAINIDVLKSDFEQKAAATLPKSKTIAVNCRSGKRSKNAAAILTKNGYQVIELDSGFIGWQAAGKEIVKE; encoded by the coding sequence ATGAAGAAAATATTTATCATGAGCATTATAACCATGCTATCAAGCCTGTCTTCTTGTCAGGCGCAAAATAAGGGCTATAAGAGTCTGTCGGCAGATGACTATGAGAAAGCCATCGCTGACACCGCAGTAATCCGTCTCGATGTACGAACCGCAGAGGAGTTTGCCAATGGGCATATTCGTGGGGCAATCAACATTGACGTACTGAAATCAGACTTCGAGCAGAAGGCCGCTGCCACTCTTCCCAAAAGCAAGACTATCGCCGTGAACTGCCGAAGCGGCAAGCGAAGCAAAAATGCCGCAGCTATATTGACAAAGAACGGCTATCAGGTAATAGAACTCGATTCCGGCTTTATAGGCTGGCAGGCAGCAGGAAAAGAAATCGTAAAGGAGTAA
- a CDS encoding PepSY-like domain-containing protein — translation MKRILRILMIAICCMVSCNMVANADNDKPISVNALPAKAQTLLSQHFNGQKVILATIETGVINKSYDVVLQNGTKLEFDKKGNLTEIDCKQGKVPAKLIPQAIRNYLKKNYPAQAVKKIEMSKNEYEVELANGLDLTFNKHFQLIDID, via the coding sequence ATGAAAAGAATTTTGCGAATTTTGATGATTGCCATCTGCTGCATGGTTTCATGCAATATGGTGGCGAATGCGGACAACGACAAGCCTATCTCTGTAAATGCACTTCCTGCCAAGGCTCAGACCTTACTCAGCCAGCATTTCAATGGTCAGAAGGTGATACTTGCTACCATTGAGACGGGGGTTATTAACAAGAGCTATGATGTGGTTCTTCAGAACGGAACCAAGCTGGAATTTGATAAGAAAGGCAATCTCACAGAGATTGACTGCAAGCAGGGAAAAGTGCCAGCCAAGTTGATTCCGCAGGCCATCAGAAACTACCTGAAGAAGAATTATCCAGCGCAAGCGGTAAAGAAGATTGAAATGAGCAAGAATGAATACGAGGTAGAACTGGCTAACGGATTGGATTTGACCTTCAACAAGCATTTCCAATTAATAGATATTGACTGA
- a CDS encoding smalltalk protein, with product MKANTWKTILQIAISILTAIATTLGVTSCMG from the coding sequence ATGAAAGCGAACACTTGGAAAACGATTCTGCAGATAGCCATCAGCATTCTGACCGCTATCGCTACTACGCTCGGAGTAACGAGCTGCATGGGATAA